In Terriglobia bacterium, a single window of DNA contains:
- a CDS encoding RidA family protein, with amino-acid sequence MTFTRDVVSTPNAPKAIGPYSQAIKANGFVFISGQIPIDPATGNLVEGGIEPQTEQVLKNLSAILQAAGSSWEKVVKTTVFLKNMSEFAQMNEVYAKACKNSPPARSTVEVARLPKDVAVEIDVVALL; translated from the coding sequence ATGACCTTTACCCGCGACGTAGTTTCCACTCCCAACGCACCCAAAGCCATCGGCCCTTACTCGCAGGCCATCAAGGCCAACGGATTTGTATTCATCTCGGGGCAGATCCCTATTGATCCAGCCACCGGAAATCTGGTCGAAGGCGGGATCGAGCCGCAGACCGAGCAGGTGCTCAAGAACCTGTCGGCAATCCTGCAGGCTGCGGGCAGCAGTTGGGAGAAGGTCGTCAAGACCACGGTGTTTTTGAAGAACATGTCTGAGTTTGCTCAGATGAATGAGGTCTATGCAAAAGCCTGCAAGAATTCACCACCCGCCCGTTCCACGGTGGAGGTCGCTCGCCTGCCAAAAGATGTGGCGGTGGAAATTGACG
- the gltX gene encoding glutamate--tRNA ligase, with product MAPTDKVRVRFAPSPTGQLHIGNVRTALFNWLFARQKGGTFILRIEDTDVERSEARYETQLLEDLKWLGLDWDEGPDVGGPYPPYRQSDKMDVYRAYAERLIQEKKAYYCFCTAEELEREREQALKEQRQPIYSGKCRGLDAAEVAARRSSGEPAAIRLQIPEHPIRFHDIVRGDVEFSNEVVSDPIIVRSGGMPVYNYVVVIDDADMKITHVVRGDDHISNTPKQVAVYEALGLPVPEFAHLSTILGPDRERLSKRHGATSVANFREMGILPEALMNYLALLGWAPSGGDREIFPRDELIKEFSLERVTPSPAIFDTEKLHWLNRHYIKQSPPEKIHAMGAGFLQRAGLLPASLDGSVSSWANKLIDLLAPYVDQLDQLPERAGIIFKHDPEAALAQPENAESFAGEKAAAVVRAFAQRVAGESPLTPERFKAIMNEIKTEAGVKGKDLFHPVRIALIGSHSGPDFDRLIPLIEEGSKLALPLHVKSVRERAEAFVAALERKP from the coding sequence ATGGCCCCAACAGACAAAGTACGCGTGCGCTTTGCGCCTTCGCCCACCGGACAGCTTCACATCGGCAACGTGCGCACAGCGCTCTTCAACTGGCTTTTTGCCCGGCAAAAGGGCGGGACGTTCATCCTCCGCATTGAAGATACTGACGTGGAACGCAGCGAAGCCCGCTACGAAACCCAGTTGCTCGAAGACCTGAAGTGGCTGGGACTGGATTGGGACGAGGGCCCGGACGTGGGCGGGCCTTACCCGCCGTACCGCCAGTCCGACAAGATGGACGTCTATCGCGCCTACGCCGAGCGGCTCATCCAGGAGAAAAAAGCTTACTACTGTTTCTGTACCGCGGAAGAACTGGAGCGCGAGCGGGAGCAGGCGCTTAAGGAACAGCGGCAACCGATTTACTCCGGCAAATGCCGGGGGCTTGATGCCGCGGAAGTTGCCGCGCGGCGCTCGTCCGGCGAGCCTGCGGCCATACGGCTGCAAATTCCGGAGCATCCGATTCGTTTTCATGACATCGTCCGCGGCGACGTGGAGTTTTCCAATGAAGTGGTGAGCGATCCCATCATCGTCCGCTCAGGCGGCATGCCGGTGTACAACTACGTGGTGGTGATTGATGACGCCGACATGAAGATCACCCACGTGGTCCGCGGCGACGACCACATCTCCAACACGCCCAAGCAGGTGGCGGTGTATGAAGCGCTGGGGCTCCCGGTGCCGGAATTCGCGCACCTTTCCACCATCCTGGGGCCGGACCGCGAGCGGCTGTCCAAGCGGCATGGAGCAACGTCGGTGGCCAACTTCCGCGAGATGGGGATTCTGCCGGAAGCGCTGATGAACTACCTGGCGCTGCTGGGCTGGGCGCCGAGCGGCGGCGACCGCGAAATCTTTCCCCGGGACGAGTTGATCAAAGAGTTTTCCCTGGAGCGCGTCACGCCTTCGCCGGCGATCTTTGACACCGAGAAACTGCACTGGCTGAACCGGCATTACATCAAGCAGAGTCCGCCCGAGAAGATCCACGCCATGGGCGCGGGATTCCTACAGCGTGCTGGGCTCCTGCCGGCCAGTTTGGACGGCAGCGTCAGCAGCTGGGCGAACAAATTGATAGATCTGCTTGCCCCGTACGTTGACCAACTGGACCAGTTGCCGGAGCGTGCGGGAATTATCTTCAAGCACGATCCCGAGGCGGCGCTGGCACAGCCCGAAAATGCTGAGAGCTTTGCCGGCGAGAAAGCGGCGGCCGTGGTTCGGGCGTTCGCGCAGCGTGTTGCCGGCGAGTCGCCGCTTACGCCGGAGCGGTTCAAGGCGATCATGAATGAAATCAAGACTGAAGCCGGCGTCAAGGGCAAAGACCTGTTTCATCCGGTGCGCATTGCGCTGATCGGTTCGCACTCTGGGCCGGACTTTGACCGGCTGATTCCGCTGATCGAAGAAGGCAGCAAGCTGGCGCTTCCCTTACACGTGAAGAGCGTGCGCGAGCGGGCTGAGGCGTTTGTGGCGGCGCTTGAGCGGAAGCCATGA
- a CDS encoding bifunctional (p)ppGpp synthetase/guanosine-3',5'-bis(diphosphate) 3'-pyrophosphohydrolase encodes MATQPQPASQKEQKLLTARFQQLLQKVAENRPSDDLEIIRKAYEFSLKHHQGQTRASGEPYLIHPLEVALVLADMKLDSTAIAAGLLHDAIEDTPVTHEDVRREFGEQVVHIVEGVTKIDKIDFASREERQAENVRKMVLAMVDDIRVVLIKLADRLHNMRTLKHLPEERQQKVARETLEIYAPLAHRLGMGKVRGELEDLAFRYVDPIGYEQVHEAVESRRKAGETFLNKAIKILQQKLKENGVEARVESRIKRLYSIHQKLLRQRITVDQVYDLLAVRIITKSVKDCYTVLGAIHQMWRPVPGRIKDFIAMPRPNLYQSLHTTVITEDGHQFEVQIRTDEMHKMAEEGIAAHWKYKDASPVSAKDEQRLSWLRQVVEWQQDVKDPGEFLSSLKVDLYPEEVYTFTPMGKVVILPRDASAIDFAYSVHTEVGHTCVGAKVNGRIVPLRYKLRNGDVVEIMTQSGHNPSRDWLGIAKSTRARNKIRHWLNIHQRERAIEIGKKLLEKQARKYRVAMKDFDEKQMDAIAKDYGLGSGEDLLAGIGYGKYSARQVLAKLSPGLSDEAPAEEPTKTPGTLGTVIRRVFGQSAESGAIKVKGYNDLMVYRARCCNPIRGEAIVGYVTRGKGVAVHAVSCPNVTNLMYEADRRIAVEWAKPAMMKRETKATYPVKLSVFCEDRPAMLKQLTSVISDDNTNIRNIEARTGESQATIDIVIDIEDVKHLERVMNGMRKIPGIHDVQRLNKV; translated from the coding sequence ATGGCGACACAACCGCAGCCGGCTTCGCAAAAAGAGCAGAAGCTGCTGACCGCCAGGTTCCAGCAGTTGCTGCAAAAGGTCGCCGAAAACCGTCCAAGTGACGATTTAGAGATCATCCGCAAGGCTTACGAGTTCTCCCTTAAGCATCATCAAGGCCAGACGCGCGCGTCGGGCGAGCCGTATCTGATTCATCCCCTGGAAGTTGCCCTGGTGCTGGCGGACATGAAGCTGGATTCCACGGCCATTGCCGCGGGCCTGCTGCATGACGCCATTGAAGACACGCCGGTCACCCATGAAGACGTCCGCCGCGAATTTGGCGAGCAAGTGGTGCACATTGTTGAGGGCGTCACCAAGATTGACAAGATTGATTTTGCCAGCCGGGAAGAGCGCCAGGCGGAAAACGTCCGCAAGATGGTGCTGGCCATGGTGGATGACATCCGCGTGGTGCTGATCAAGCTGGCTGACCGCCTGCACAACATGCGGACCCTGAAACACCTGCCGGAAGAGCGGCAGCAGAAAGTGGCGCGCGAGACGCTGGAAATCTACGCGCCGCTGGCCCATCGCCTGGGCATGGGCAAGGTGCGCGGCGAACTGGAAGACCTGGCGTTCCGCTATGTGGACCCCATCGGTTATGAGCAGGTGCATGAAGCGGTGGAGTCGCGGCGCAAGGCGGGCGAGACTTTCCTCAATAAGGCCATCAAGATCCTGCAGCAGAAGCTGAAGGAAAACGGCGTGGAAGCCCGCGTGGAAAGCCGCATCAAGCGGCTGTACAGCATCCATCAAAAGCTGCTGCGCCAGCGCATCACCGTGGACCAGGTTTATGACTTGCTGGCGGTCCGCATCATCACCAAGTCAGTCAAAGACTGTTACACCGTGCTGGGCGCGATCCACCAGATGTGGCGGCCGGTGCCGGGGCGGATCAAAGACTTTATCGCCATGCCGCGGCCGAATCTCTACCAGTCGCTGCACACCACGGTGATCACCGAAGACGGCCACCAGTTTGAAGTGCAGATACGCACCGACGAAATGCACAAGATGGCGGAAGAAGGCATTGCCGCGCACTGGAAATACAAAGACGCCAGCCCGGTTTCCGCCAAGGACGAGCAGCGGCTCTCATGGCTGCGCCAAGTGGTGGAGTGGCAGCAGGACGTAAAAGATCCCGGCGAATTTCTTTCGTCGCTGAAAGTGGACCTCTATCCGGAAGAGGTCTACACCTTTACTCCCATGGGCAAGGTAGTGATTCTGCCGCGCGACGCCAGCGCGATAGATTTTGCGTACTCCGTCCACACGGAAGTGGGACACACCTGCGTTGGGGCGAAGGTCAACGGGCGCATTGTGCCTCTGCGCTACAAGCTGCGCAACGGCGACGTGGTGGAGATCATGACCCAGTCGGGCCATAATCCCAGCCGGGACTGGCTGGGGATCGCCAAGTCCACGCGCGCGCGCAACAAGATCCGCCACTGGCTCAACATTCACCAGCGGGAGCGGGCGATTGAAATCGGCAAGAAGCTGCTGGAGAAGCAGGCGCGCAAGTATCGCGTGGCCATGAAGGATTTTGACGAGAAACAGATGGACGCCATCGCAAAAGATTACGGCCTGGGCTCCGGTGAGGACTTGCTGGCGGGCATCGGTTACGGAAAGTATTCGGCGCGGCAGGTGTTGGCCAAGCTTTCGCCCGGACTCTCTGACGAAGCGCCCGCGGAAGAGCCAACCAAGACCCCCGGCACCCTGGGCACGGTGATCCGCCGCGTGTTTGGACAAAGCGCGGAGAGCGGCGCCATCAAGGTGAAAGGGTACAACGACCTGATGGTCTATCGCGCGCGCTGCTGCAATCCCATCCGGGGGGAGGCCATCGTCGGTTATGTGACGCGCGGCAAAGGCGTGGCCGTGCACGCGGTAAGCTGCCCCAACGTGACCAACCTGATGTATGAAGCCGACCGCCGCATCGCCGTGGAATGGGCCAAGCCCGCCATGATGAAGCGCGAAACCAAGGCCACGTATCCGGTGAAGCTGTCAGTGTTTTGCGAAGACCGTCCGGCCATGCTGAAGCAACTAACGTCGGTGATCAGTGACGACAATACCAACATCCGCAATATTGAAGCCCGCACCGGCGAGAGCCAGGCGACCATTGATATCGTGATTGATATTGAAGACGTCAAACACCTGGAGCGCGTGATGAACGGCATGCGGAAGATTCCCGGCATCCATGATGTGCAGCGGTTGAATAAAGTTTGA
- a CDS encoding RDD family protein — protein MTCPVCDKPYPCLHNRRNSAVLVEPEMNEREQHFAASAQDAAAAGQSSGNQDYWRQEVISRVQLHRARRRKRSDPDGSLSLDLDFPAEAPEEFAEPEHREPPPLIVPRPEEVMPLATEAADLSGPLPDPAPMPELKILRFPRPAHLPLPVTQRASMTMVEMELPAPVRESPRIVYAADSTPPAEQMELLPSFDDIRLDAPEVSLKDELELSPCAAPLGKRAIAGLVDAGIVMATTAALAYAFERFIVPNVISAQYVDEALPSRMVLPCLLATGGVLWLALQYLFLVYGAGTPGMSFSGLELCTFAGERASLVARRCRALACGLSLFSVGLGYAWALVDEDQLGWHDRMTGTCLREKQSAVSTQHSASCEEHSEADLPY, from the coding sequence ATGACCTGTCCCGTCTGCGACAAGCCCTACCCGTGTCTGCACAACCGGAGAAATTCAGCCGTCCTCGTCGAACCTGAGATGAATGAGCGCGAGCAGCACTTTGCTGCATCCGCGCAGGATGCTGCCGCCGCCGGCCAGAGTTCCGGTAATCAAGACTATTGGCGGCAGGAAGTAATCTCCCGCGTGCAGTTGCACCGCGCGCGCCGCCGCAAGCGCTCTGATCCGGATGGATCTTTGTCGCTGGATCTGGATTTTCCCGCCGAAGCGCCGGAAGAATTCGCAGAGCCGGAGCATCGCGAGCCGCCGCCGTTGATTGTGCCCCGTCCGGAAGAAGTGATGCCGCTGGCCACCGAAGCCGCGGACCTGAGCGGGCCCTTGCCGGATCCCGCCCCCATGCCCGAACTGAAGATTCTCCGTTTTCCCCGGCCTGCACATTTGCCGCTGCCGGTGACGCAGAGGGCGTCGATGACGATGGTGGAAATGGAGTTGCCGGCCCCGGTCCGCGAGTCACCGCGCATTGTCTACGCCGCTGACAGCACTCCCCCGGCGGAACAGATGGAATTGCTGCCCAGCTTTGACGACATCCGGCTGGACGCCCCCGAAGTCAGCTTGAAAGACGAGCTTGAGTTGTCGCCCTGCGCGGCGCCGCTGGGCAAAAGGGCCATCGCCGGACTGGTGGATGCAGGAATTGTGATGGCGACGACCGCCGCTCTGGCTTACGCCTTTGAGCGCTTCATCGTCCCCAATGTCATATCGGCGCAATACGTGGACGAAGCGCTTCCCTCGCGCATGGTTCTGCCCTGCCTGCTCGCCACTGGCGGCGTGCTGTGGCTGGCGCTGCAATATCTCTTCCTGGTCTATGGCGCGGGGACGCCGGGCATGAGCTTCTCTGGTCTGGAACTCTGCACTTTCGCCGGCGAGCGGGCGTCTCTGGTCGCGCGCCGCTGCCGCGCCCTGGCCTGCGGGCTTTCTCTCTTCTCCGTGGGATTGGGCTATGCCTGGGCGCTGGTGGACGAAGACCAGCTCGGCTGGCACGACCGTATGACTGGGACGTGCTTGCGGGAGAAGCAGTCGGCAGTCAGCACTCAGCACTCAGCCAGCTGCGAAGAGCACAGCGAAGCGGACCTGCCTTACTAG